The region ACGGATACGGGCTGCAGCTGCCGCAGCTCACGGCCGCGTTCGATCTCCGCGCCGCGACCGCCGGGGCGATCGCCTCGGGCAGCTTCGCCGCGTACTGCGTGGCGGCCGTCGCGGCGCGCGCCGTCGTCGTCCGCTCGCCCCGGGCCGTGCTCTGGGGTGCCACCGCGCTCGCGGCCGTGGGGGCGGTCGTCGTCGCGACCGCCGGTGGTGCCCCCGCCCTCGCGAGCGGCGTCCTGATCGCCGGCGGCGCCGCCGGTGCCGCGTCACCGGCGCTGGTCGTCGCGGTCGACTCCACCGTCCCGCGCGGGCGGGCGGCTCGTGCCCAGGCCGTGGTGAACGCCGGGACGGGTGCGGGAGTCGCCGTCGCGGGCCTCGTGGTGCTGGCCCTCCCCGGTGCGTGGCGGCCGCTGTGGTGGTGCGCCGCGGCCGCGGCGCTCCTGACCGCCGCCGTCGTCGATCGGGGGACGGCGTGGCCGCGGCGCGGGACGGGGCCCCGCGGATCGAGCGTGGGGCCGGCCGGGCACGGCGACGGCCGTGGCGCCGACCTCGTGCGTCCCCTCCTCGTTGCCGCCCTCGCCGGCGCCGGCAGCGCGGCGGTGTGGACGTTCGGGCGCGAGCTCGTGACGCAGACGGGCGGCCTGCCCGAGCGGACCTCGGCGGTGCTGTGGGTGCTGCTGGGCGTGGCGGCGGTGCTGGGCGCCGCGAGCGGTGACGCGGTGCGCCTGATCGGGCTGCGCCCGAGCTGGGGCGTCACGGCGGGGGCCTGCGCGGTCGCCACGCTGGCGCTCGTCGCGGCTCCGGACCGGATCGCCGTCGCCGCCGTGGCCCTCGCGCTCTTCGGCGGCGCCTACACCGCTCTCAGCGGGGTGCTGATCGCGTGGGCCGGCGAGGTGCGGCCGTCGGACCCCGGCGCCGCGACCGCGGCGCTGTTCACCGCGCTCACCGCCGGTCAGGCCGTCGGGGCGGCGGTCACGGGAGTGGTCGTCGAGCGTGCCGAGGTGCTCGCGTTCGCCGGCGGTGCGGTGCTGCTGGGCATCGCCGCGCTGATCGGGGCGACTCGCTCCCGAGGGCGCGCCGACATCCGCTGAGCCCCGCCGAGCCCCGTGGCCCGGTCAGCGCAGCGCGCTGCGCAGGGCCTGGCCGTACCTGGCGCCGACGGCGTCGTGACCCTGCTGCGACAGGTGCACGCCGTCGGCGTAGGAGTCGGCGACGTCGTCGCCCCACCCGGCCACCGAGATCGTCCCGACCCCCAGGCTCGCGGCCTCCTGGGTCACCAGGCGGTCGACCTGCCTGCGCCGGTCGTGCTCCGGGCCGCTCCGGCTCATCACCCCGTTGACGACGATCGGGGAGTCCGGGTAGTGCGACCGCACCGTACCGACGAGCGCGCGCACCTGCTCGATGATCTGCTGGTCGGACCTGCCTCCGCCGGCGTCGTTCCCGCCCAGGGTCACGACGACGACGCCCGGGTCACCCTCGGGCAGGAGGACCCGTCCCGACGCGAGCGCGTCGGTCATCGACGTCCCGAGCTCACCACCCACCGCGTAGCCGATCCCACCCCAGCTGCGCTCGACGAGGCGGTCGAACCCGGCCGCGCGGGCCCCGGTCTCCGGCCAGGACCGGTCGCCCGCGCACTGCGAGTCGCACAGGAGGACCGCCGTCCCGGAGCCGATCTCCTCGTCCGAGGAGGTCCGACCGTCCCGGGTGATCGTCGTGCGCAGCTGCCACTGGACGTGGTGACCGCGCGGCGAGCTCCAGCCGTCCGACACGGGCCAGCCCGAGAGCGACGGGTCGCGCTGCCAGCTCGTGAAGCTCTCGTGGTCGACGACCTTCGCCCCGATCCCGGGGAACCAGGTGATCACGCCGCCGTCGAACAGCTGGTAGGACCCTCGTCCCTGCGCGACCTTCTCGCCGGTGGGCAGGCCGAGCGGCGAGTCCGGACCGCCGAGCTCGCTCCAGCGGGCGCGGATGTCACCGGGGGTCATCGCCGCCACGGTGCGGTGGTCGGAGGACCAGTAGAGGTCGCCGCCCTGGAAGGTCTGGGCGCTGCCGCCGGTGACGGCGGTCTCGCTCCCGGTCGGGTAGCCCAGGGCGCCGCCCTCGGTTCCGCGTGCCTGGTAGGCGGGCAGGAACCCCGTGCCCACCGGGTGGGTGCCGGCGTCGGGGGAGGAGAACAGGGTGCCGTTCTCGAACCGCTGCCACGAGCCGGCGCCGTCGGAGGCGGGGGAGGAGTCGTTGGTCGGCAGTCCGAGGTCGGAGTCGGGCCCCCCGCGGCCTCCCAGGTGCTCGCGATGTCCCCCGGGGTGACGGCGCCGACGACGTCGCCGTCGGTGGCTCGGTAGAGGCGTCCGCCCTGGAAGGTCTGGGCGCTGCCGCCGGTGACGGCGGTCTCGCTCCCGGTCGGGTAGCCCAGGGCGCCGCCCTCGGTTCCGCGTGCCTGGTAGGCGGGCAGGAACCCGGTGCCCACCGGGTGGGTGCCGGCGTCGGGGGAGGAGAACAGGGTGCCGTTCTCGAACCGCTGCCACGAGCCGGCGCCGTCGGAGGCGGGGGAGGAGTCGTTGGTCGGCAGTCCGAGGTCGGAGTCGGGCCCCCCGCGGCCTCCCAGGTCGTCGCGATGTCGCCGGGGGTGAGCGCGCTGACGGTGCCGTCGTCGCCGGTCCGGTAGAGGCGACCGCCCTGGAAGGTCTGGACGCTGCCGCCGGTGACGGTGGTCTCGCTCCCGGTGGGGTAGCCCAGGGCGCTGCGCTCGGCGCCGCGCGCCTGGTAGGCGGGCAAAAACTCGGTGCGCACCGGCTGGGCGCGGGTCTCCGACGACCACCAGACCGCCCCGCGCTCGAAGCTGCGCCAGGCCCCGGGGGAGCCACTGATCGCCACCAGGTCCTGCGTGGGGCGACCGAGTACACCCTGCGGTCCGCCGAGCTCGGTCCACAGCTGCTCGATGTCGTCCCGCGCGGTCGGCGACGTCGTGGCGGGCGCCGCGACGCCGGCCACCACCCCGGCGGTGACGAGGCAGGCGACGAGCGCGCGACGCAGCGCCGGGCGGTACCAGGACCGCCTCGTGGGTGCTGGTCGAGCCTCGACGGCGCCCCTCACCGCTGCCTGCCGTGCCACGTGGTCAGGCCGCGGCGACCGGGCGCCGGGTACGACGGCGGGCCATCCCGCGCGCGTAACCGATCCCGGCCAGCACGTGACCGAACGCCCCGGCGTACATGAGCGCGAAGCCCAGCACGCCCAGCCAGGCGACGTCCGTGCCGGCGGCGACGATGAGGACGGGGAGGGCCAGGAGCAGCGCGCCGGTGCGCCACTTCCCGATGCGACTGACGTCGAGGTCCGGGGAGCCGCGGAACCAGAGGGTGGCCAGCACGGCGAGCGCGACGTCGACCGCGAGGATCACCGCGACCGGTCCCCACGGGATGATCCCTGCGACCACCATCGCCCCGCCCACGACGAGGATGGCGATGCGGTCGGCCACGGGGTCCAGGCGCTGTCCGAGCGTGCTCGTCTGCCGCAGGCGGCGCGCCAGGAAGCCGTCGATCCAGTCCGACGCGCTCAGGAGCACGAGGGCGGCGAGCGCCCACCACATACGTCCCGTGAGCAGGAGCCAGACGACGAGGGGGAGCAGGACGACCAGTCGACCGAACGAGATCACGTTGGGAACGGTCCACACGCGATTCTCGGTCAGGGGAACGGTCACCCGACGATCCTAGGGTGCGCCGCGCTCCGTCGGCTCCCCGCGCGCGAGATTCCGCGGTTCCGCCGGGGTGTCGCCGCTCCCGCCGGACCGGGGGTGGCGCAGGTCACCCGACCGCATGGTGAGATCCGCCGATCCGGTGCAGGGTTCTCCGGACGCGTGCGGCAGGGTCGTCGCGGCCGGATCGACCGGCTCCGCCCGAAGGAAGGCTCGTCATGTCCCGCACGTCCCTGCGCCCGCTCGTCCTCGCCGTCGCCGCCGGGATCCTCATGATGAGCGCGTGCGCGGCACCCGGCTCGTCCACCGGCGGGGGTGCCTCGGACGGCGACGGCGACGCCGCGAACGTGATCCGCATCGGCGTGGTGAACTCCGCCGACGAGCAGTGGCGCATCTTCACGGAGAAGGCGGCCGAGGAGGGTCTCACCGTCGAGCTGACCAACTTCTCCGACTACCAGCTCCCGAACCAGGGTCTGGACCAGGGCGAGCTCGAGCTCAAC is a window of Litorihabitans aurantiacus DNA encoding:
- a CDS encoding CDP-alcohol phosphatidyltransferase family protein produces the protein MTVPLTENRVWTVPNVISFGRLVVLLPLVVWLLLTGRMWWALAALVLLSASDWIDGFLARRLRQTSTLGQRLDPVADRIAILVVGGAMVVAGIIPWGPVAVILAVDVALAVLATLWFRGSPDLDVSRIGKWRTGALLLALPVLIVAAGTDVAWLGVLGFALMYAGAFGHVLAGIGYARGMARRRTRRPVAAA
- a CDS encoding GDSL-type esterase/lipase family protein, which translates into the protein MGGRGGPDSDLGLPTNDSSPASDGAGSWQRFENGTLFSSPDAGTHPVGTGFLPAYQARGTEGGALGYPTGSETAVTGGSAQTFQGGDLYWSSDHRTVAAMTPGDIRARWSELGGPDSPLGLPTGEKVAQGRGSYQLFDGGVITWFPGIGAKVVDHESFTSWQRDPSLSGWPVSDGWSSPRGHHVQWQLRTTITRDGRTSSDEEIGSGTAVLLCDSQCAGDRSWPETGARAAGFDRLVERSWGGIGYAVGGELGTSMTDALASGRVLLPEGDPGVVVVTLGGNDAGGGRSDQQIIEQVRALVGTVRSHYPDSPIVVNGVMSRSGPEHDRRRQVDRLVTQEAASLGVGTISVAGWGDDVADSYADGVHLSQQGHDAVGARYGQALRSALR
- a CDS encoding MFS transporter; this translates as MVAGGAGLIAVSYGIVRYGYGLQLPQLTAAFDLRAATAGAIASGSFAAYCVAAVAARAVVVRSPRAVLWGATALAAVGAVVVATAGGAPALASGVLIAGGAAGAASPALVVAVDSTVPRGRAARAQAVVNAGTGAGVAVAGLVVLALPGAWRPLWWCAAAAALLTAAVVDRGTAWPRRGTGPRGSSVGPAGHGDGRGADLVRPLLVAALAGAGSAAVWTFGRELVTQTGGLPERTSAVLWVLLGVAAVLGAASGDAVRLIGLRPSWGVTAGACAVATLALVAAPDRIAVAAVALALFGGAYTALSGVLIAWAGEVRPSDPGAATAALFTALTAGQAVGAAVTGVVVERAEVLAFAGGAVLLGIAALIGATRSRGRADIR